In the Salvia splendens isolate huo1 chromosome 16, SspV2, whole genome shotgun sequence genome, CACACACCTCTTCTCATTCTCCAAATTGTATCCATTTTTGCTAactatagtactactatttattaaaaaacactaACCACACAAATAATTTTCattctatattttaattatagtacTTACTCTTTATTTACaaaatggctggcctatttctACTAGTCATTTTTTTACTTTCTCCGGCGCCGGCGACATTGGCCGGACATGACTACGGCGAAGCTCTAAGCAAGAGCATTCTCTTCTTTGAAGCTCAGAGATCCGGCTACTTGCCCGACAACCAGAGAGTTCAATGGCGGGGCGATTCCGGCCTCAGCGACGGCAAAATCAGCGGGGTAAGTGCGCCGTTAAATTTTGCTATGATTTTGAAGAGAATTAGGATTGATATTGTTGTAATGTATAGTGCAGGTGGATCTTGTCGGAGGGTACTATGACGCCGGAGACAATGTGAAATTTGGACTGCCGATGGCTTTTACGGTTACTATGATGAGCTGGAGCATTATCGAATACGGCGGCCAGATTGATAGCGGCGGCGAACTTCAGCATGCCGTCGACGCCGTTAAGTGGGGGACTGATTATTTCATCAAAGCTCATCCCCAACCTTATGTGCTCTATGGGGAGGTAAGAGTTTGGAATAATAagtgtttctttcttttttagtaattCTATTTTAGtgagttgataaaattaatGTTGTTGTAGGTTGGAGATGGAAACACAGATCACTACTGTTGGCAAAGACCAGAGGACATGAGCACCTCAAGAGCTGCCTACAAGATTGACGCCGATCACCCGGGATCCGACCTTGCCGCCGAGACTGCTGCTGCCATGGCTGCCGCTTCCATTGTCTTCCGCTCCTACAACTCCTCCTACTCCGCGGAGCTTCTCCAACATGCTCATCAggttcatatatttttttaacatgattttcactcaattttagtttaatactttatgttttcaaaattatctaaaaatagtaaaaaaaaaacttagtaTGATTGTTCTAATTTTTTCAAATGTTTGTCAATTGCCTCACTTTAATGTTATTATCTACACATGAAATGTTAGCATGACACGCACTTGATGAGCTAGCCATGAAATTTTTGTAGTCTATTTTTGTACTTTAAATatgtttattcaattaaattgcCTTTTGCAGGCAACGAAAGGATACaagaataaaaatatgaaattaggCAGACTGTATATGATAcggagtagtactatttttttagggaagaagactgtagaatagtagtattaaaaatttatatgaTCAGTTTATGATGGACATAGATGTTCGGTGTTGTGTAATGCGCCTGCGCGTATCACTGATAAAATCTGACCAATATGAAACTAATATGCATTGTCTTTGTcaatatacaaaaaaatatacaaGATGATGGAGTAAATTTTAATGGTTTATTTTCAGCTATTTGAATTTGCGGACAAGTACAGAGGCAAATATGATAGTAGCATCACGGTAGCGCAGAAATACTACCGTTCTGTCAGTGGATACGCCGTAAGTCCATTCCCTACACTCTTAATGAAATTTCATGTAAATATGTAACTCTTGCTTAATTACAACAATTCCAATCTTTACTTACATAAACTAAATTAATTCTACTTTTGTGTATACACCACTGAATTGGTAGTAAAATGTATATGTGCAGGATGAATTGTTGTGGGGCGCTGCATGGTTGTACAAGGCAACAAACAATGAGTACTACTTGGATTACCTAGGGTACAACGGCGATGCACTTGGCGGAACTGGATGGTCCATCACTGAATTTGGTTGGGATGTTAAATATGCCGGAGTTCAAACCCTCGTTGCCCAGGTACCAATATATCTACTACTATTTCATTCTCCTATTTTACATCTTTCTACTTTACAAACACTTCAAAATCAAGTAAATCGTGTTTTGTGCAGCTCCTAATGGCCGGGAAAGGTGGTAAGCACACACAAATATTCAAGCGATACAAAGACAAGGCTGAGTTTTTCATGTGCTCGTGCAATGCACGACGAACTCCTGGCGGCCTCATTTTCCGGCAACCATGGAACAATATGCAGTTTGTTACCACTGCTTCCTTTCTCATGTCTGTCTACTCCGATTATCTAACCTCTGCTTCCACCTCCCTCGCTTGCCCTAACCGCCCCGTCTCTCCCTCCCAACTTCTTGCCTTGGCTAAATCTCAGGTGAGTGAGACAGACTGACTGTTTTGATGAATTGCATATCTagtgtttaattaattataaatagcGGATTTATTGAGCCATATGCATTTGGTTTGTTCAGGTGGACTACATTCTTGGAGACAACCCTCGAGCAACGAGCTACATGGTGGGGTACGGGAAGAACTACCCTCAACAAGTGCACCATAGAGCTTCTTCCATTGTATCACACAAAGTGGATCCTTCATTTGTCAGCTGCAGGGGAGGCTATGCTTCTTGGTTTAACAGAAAGGCCAGTGATCCTAACATTCTCACAGGCGCTGTTGTAGGCGGCCCCGATGCTTATGACAACTTCGTCGACCACAGAGACAATTATgaacaaaccgaaccggccacCTACAACACTGCCCCTCTTGTTGGCGTGTTGGCCCGCTTACACGCTGGTCACAACGGCTACAATCAGCTGCTTTCAGTCGAGCTGCCAGAGACGAAGAATCCGAAACCAGTCACAAATCGACGCCAAGGTATGCACCATTACGAGGCATTTACATGTACGTGATTGATGATTGAGCTTTTTAAGTGGTTCAAACATATACATGTTTCAAATTCCAGGGTTGATTATTGTTGAGCAGAATGTGACGAATTCCTGGATTGCAGAAGGCAAGACTTTCTATAGATACTCGGCTATAGTGAGCAACAAATCTTCTAAGAAATTAAAGAATTTGAAGCTTCGTATATTGAATATACACGGGCCTCTTTGGGGTCTCACGAAATCCGGTGATGATTACTTTTTCCCAAAATGGATGGAGTTTTTGGGCGCAGGGAAGACTATGGAGTTCGTGTATATTCAGCCGGCCTCACCAGCGCAAGTTTTGGTGTCAAGTTACACTCTAGTATAGATGTATACACGTCTCTTTTCACACGCACTTCACTAATTCTCTCTTGATTTTGTAGATAGATATGTATATCATTAAGAGGTTGAGATACAGGTGGAAGAAAAGGAAGTGACATTTGTGTTTTTTGAATTCATTAATTTGATGAACAATCAAGAGAAAGTGGCAttctttattgattttttttttaccatCTAAATAGAATTTCAACAAAATTGCATTGGTACATCATATAATATCACAGTGGAGTATCTAAACTGTCATAGATGTATATCCGTACCACCACAACGTTTCCTCTAAAAACGAGAGTACACTCGTGTCTTTCGACACTGAGATTCTTATATCTCGTTCATTTTTCTAGCTAAATCAAGTTTTCTTAAAAGAAGTAAGCAACGCACCACAAATGTTATCGTTTCTGGTCGTAGGCAGCTATGTTTTGGGGTTCACATTCAGGGCTGAGTAGACGAACCAACAAAGCTGTGGATGCGCTCATAGAGACAGCACCACAGGCAGCCCACCTAAGAGTTCGAGGAACTGTTATTCTAGGACCTGCATTGCCAACAAGACAAGAAATATCAATAGGCTCGTTCGAAAATGATTGGATGAAAGAGTAAGATGGAGcctttaataaaaattaacaaaattaaaaagcagGCAATAGTAGTGAAAAGTATTGAACACTGTAAATCAAGCAATTTGTTAGAAAACTcaatcaaacttgcattaagGTTCCTTGATCACTCTGATTTCCCGGACATTGTAAATATTATATAGATGCTCAACTACGGGGAAGTGTTGACTTTGACTTGATACCGAAGAAAAGGACTAAGTtgacaatttaaaatttaaatcaattttgaAAATCGCATGAGTATTCATCTCTTTGAAAATTTTATACAACTGCATGAAGTCTCAATCCACACTTTGCATCTCATGCATCCCTTCAACTCAACTTTAAAGAATACTCCACAACACACTCAGTTCACTTCATGAATAAAAAAGGCCGAAAAGAATGAAGACGAACTAATATAATTGGTAAACTTTCTGAAGAGCCAAGCATTATGCCAAAACGAATAAAAGGCCATCTGTTCCCGTCAAATAGAAACAGAGAGTTTAATAACAAAATACACTAAGCGATAGGGATAAGTAAAGACATACCATAATACAGGCGGCAGAGAGTCCAAAAGCCCAATGCTCCCCCAACTGAACAAATTCCAGCAGTGTGCCTCATCAGCCGCGAACATGGTTTTGCATCCGATCGCATCAATTCTCCATCAGAGAATCCAAGCATACGCCTTAGAGCCATTGTCTTCTCCTTCAATTTgacacaaaatattcaaaagGCAATTGATTTTTAGGTAATAGATTTTGCTTCTTCATTTCTTAAGTTACATACTGATAATGACAATGTTTAATATATCCACAGTTTAGAGGAGGCAAACACATGAATGCCTAATAACGAATGTCT is a window encoding:
- the LOC121771101 gene encoding endoglucanase 19-like, translated to MAGLFLLVIFLLSPAPATLAGHDYGEALSKSILFFEAQRSGYLPDNQRVQWRGDSGLSDGKISGVDLVGGYYDAGDNVKFGLPMAFTVTMMSWSIIEYGGQIDSGGELQHAVDAVKWGTDYFIKAHPQPYVLYGEVGDGNTDHYCWQRPEDMSTSRAAYKIDADHPGSDLAAETAAAMAAASIVFRSYNSSYSAELLQHAHQLFEFADKYRGKYDSSITVAQKYYRSVSGYADELLWGAAWLYKATNNEYYLDYLGYNGDALGGTGWSITEFGWDVKYAGVQTLVAQLLMAGKGGKHTQIFKRYKDKAEFFMCSCNARRTPGGLIFRQPWNNMQFVTTASFLMSVYSDYLTSASTSLACPNRPVSPSQLLALAKSQVDYILGDNPRATSYMVGYGKNYPQQVHHRASSIVSHKVDPSFVSCRGGYASWFNRKASDPNILTGAVVGGPDAYDNFVDHRDNYEQTEPATYNTAPLVGVLARLHAGHNGYNQLLSVELPETKNPKPVTNRRQGLIIVEQNVTNSWIAEGKTFYRYSAIVSNKSSKKLKNLKLRILNIHGPLWGLTKSGDDYFFPKWMEFLGAGKTMEFVYIQPASPAQVLVSSYTLV
- the LOC121771102 gene encoding uncharacterized protein LOC121771102, producing the protein MALRRMLGFSDGELMRSDAKPCSRLMRHTAGICSVGGALGFWTLCRLYYGPRITVPRTLRWAACGAVSMSASTALLVRLLSPECEPQNIAAYDQKR